A stretch of the Dyella telluris genome encodes the following:
- the metB gene encoding cystathionine gamma-synthase encodes MSDTTVPCTPPGLNTRAVRAGIESDTQHGAVVPPLHLSTNYAFNGLGGKRAYDYSRSGNPTRDLLGEALAELEQGVGAVVTASGMAAVALALELVPAGSLVLAAHDCYGGTWRLLDAWAKKGRFQVKFVDLTNAHSLADGLALKPSLVWVETPSNPLLRITDIRHVAQAAHAVGALVVVDNTFLSPALQQPLTLGADVVVHSTTKYINGHSDVVGGAVVARDQAVADQLKWWGNCNGLTGAPFDSFLTLRGLRTLNVRLRQHQENAVRIAERLDGHAAVRKVYYPGLESHVGHALAARQQLGFGAMLSFELEGGEAQVAAFVDGVRYFSLAESLGGVESLVAHPASMTHASMAPEARRAAGIADTLLRLSVGIEDGEDLLADIDAALARAEAVAHGKRRVSA; translated from the coding sequence ATGAGCGACACCACCGTCCCCTGTACCCCGCCTGGCCTGAATACCCGCGCCGTGCGCGCCGGCATCGAGTCCGACACCCAGCACGGTGCCGTGGTGCCGCCGCTGCACCTGTCCACCAACTACGCCTTCAACGGACTGGGTGGCAAGCGCGCCTATGACTATTCGCGCAGCGGCAACCCCACGCGTGACCTGCTGGGCGAAGCGCTGGCCGAGCTGGAGCAGGGCGTAGGCGCGGTGGTGACGGCCAGTGGCATGGCGGCCGTGGCGCTGGCGCTGGAGCTGGTGCCTGCCGGTTCGCTGGTGCTGGCTGCGCATGATTGCTACGGCGGCACGTGGCGCCTGCTGGATGCCTGGGCGAAGAAGGGCCGCTTCCAGGTCAAGTTCGTGGATCTCACCAACGCCCACTCGCTGGCGGACGGTCTCGCGCTGAAGCCGTCGCTGGTGTGGGTGGAAACGCCGTCCAACCCGCTGCTGCGCATCACCGACATCCGCCATGTGGCGCAGGCCGCGCACGCGGTGGGCGCACTGGTGGTGGTGGACAACACCTTCCTCTCGCCGGCCCTTCAGCAGCCGCTGACGCTGGGCGCGGACGTGGTGGTGCACTCCACCACCAAGTACATCAACGGTCACAGTGACGTGGTGGGCGGCGCCGTGGTGGCGCGCGATCAGGCCGTGGCCGATCAGCTCAAGTGGTGGGGCAACTGCAATGGCCTCACCGGTGCACCGTTCGACAGCTTTCTCACCCTGCGTGGCCTGCGCACGCTCAACGTGCGACTGCGCCAGCACCAGGAAAACGCCGTGCGCATCGCCGAGCGTCTGGACGGCCATGCGGCCGTGCGCAAGGTGTATTACCCGGGCCTGGAAAGCCATGTGGGTCATGCGCTGGCGGCCCGCCAGCAGCTGGGCTTCGGCGCCATGCTGAGCTTCGAGCTGGAAGGCGGCGAAGCGCAGGTGGCGGCCTTTGTCGATGGCGTGCGCTACTTCTCGCTGGCCGAATCGCTGGGTGGCGTGGAAAGCCTGGTGGCCCATCCGGCTTCCATGACGCATGCCTCCATGGCGCCGGAAGCACGTCGCGCCGCTGGCATTGCCGACACGCTGCTGCGCCTGTCGGTGGGCATTGAGGATGGTGAGGATCTGCTGGCGGATATCGACGCCGCCCTGGCTCGCGCCGAGGCCGTGGCTCACGGGAAACGCCGGGTGAGTGCATGA
- the metX gene encoding homoserine O-succinyltransferase MetX, translated as MSSQPQIAPPVASASLAAIGGMRLDPATPGLTTHRSTRRLVITPKYGSAPCEVEVSYLWCGAPDAPTVIVQGGISATRDVVALDSEAAPGWWQDQVGSGQPLDLERYRVLSIDWVTPADLTGVQAVSSEDQADALAALVEALGINRVHAFIGSSYGAMVALAFAARHPYALGRLVLLAGAHRPHPLATAQRSIQRNIVRLGLASGQADQALSLARQLAMTTYRGSEEFAKRFSAAPEFRDGRFHFPVEDYLEHAGRRFVERFDVERFLALSESIDLHDVTPEQVAAPATLIGFPSDRLVPLADLCELQRRLHGPATLEVVESPYGHDAFLKETDRLAPLLRDALAGC; from the coding sequence ATGTCCAGCCAACCGCAGATCGCCCCGCCCGTCGCGTCCGCTTCCCTTGCGGCCATCGGTGGCATGCGGCTGGATCCCGCCACCCCGGGCCTTACCACCCATCGCAGCACCCGTCGCCTCGTCATCACGCCCAAGTACGGCAGTGCGCCGTGTGAAGTGGAGGTGAGCTACCTGTGGTGCGGTGCCCCGGATGCACCCACGGTGATCGTGCAGGGCGGCATCTCCGCCACCCGTGACGTGGTGGCGCTGGACAGCGAGGCCGCCCCGGGCTGGTGGCAGGATCAGGTGGGCAGCGGGCAGCCGCTGGACCTGGAACGTTACCGCGTGCTCTCCATCGACTGGGTGACCCCGGCTGACCTCACCGGCGTGCAGGCCGTATCCAGCGAAGACCAGGCCGACGCGCTCGCCGCGCTGGTGGAGGCGCTGGGCATCAACCGCGTGCATGCCTTCATCGGCTCGTCCTACGGCGCCATGGTCGCGCTGGCCTTCGCTGCCCGTCATCCCTATGCGCTGGGCCGCCTCGTGCTGCTGGCTGGCGCACATCGTCCGCACCCGCTGGCGACAGCGCAGCGTTCCATCCAGCGCAACATCGTGCGGCTGGGGCTGGCGAGCGGTCAGGCCGACCAGGCGCTGTCGCTGGCCCGCCAGCTGGCCATGACCACCTACCGCGGCAGCGAGGAATTCGCCAAGCGCTTCAGCGCCGCGCCGGAGTTCCGTGATGGCCGCTTCCACTTTCCGGTCGAGGATTACCTCGAGCACGCCGGCCGTCGTTTCGTCGAGCGCTTCGACGTGGAGCGCTTCCTGGCGCTGTCCGAATCCATCGACCTGCACGACGTGACACCCGAACAGGTGGCCGCGCCCGCCACGCTGATCGGCTTTCCGTCCGATCGACTGGTGCCGCTGGCCGACCTGTGCGAGCTGCAGCGCCGGCTGCATGGCCCGGCCACGTTGGAAGTGGTCGAGTCGCCGTACGGCCACGACGCCTTCCTCAAGGAAACCGACCGCCTTGCGCCGCTGCTGCGCGATGCGCTGGCCGGTTGTTGA
- a CDS encoding DUF1304 domain-containing protein, translated as MSLAANVVIAVIALLHVWFLVLEMFLWDKPSGRKAFGTTAEFATQSKVLAANQGLYNGFLAAGLIWGLLLGPAGLAIKSFFLACVLVAGIYGGLTASRKILWIQAAPAALGLILLWA; from the coding sequence GTGTCCCTTGCTGCCAACGTCGTGATCGCCGTGATTGCCCTGCTGCACGTCTGGTTCCTGGTGCTGGAGATGTTCCTGTGGGACAAGCCGTCGGGCCGCAAGGCGTTTGGCACCACCGCGGAATTTGCCACGCAGTCGAAAGTGCTGGCTGCCAATCAGGGGCTCTACAACGGATTTCTTGCCGCGGGCCTGATCTGGGGCTTGCTGCTGGGGCCGGCTGGCCTCGCCATCAAAAGCTTTTTCCTCGCTTGCGTGCTGGTTGCCGGCATTTACGGTGGGCTTACCGCCAGTCGCAAGATACTGTGGATCCAGGCTGCGCCCGCGGCGCTCGGCCTGATCCTGCTATGGGCCTGA
- a CDS encoding M24 family metallopeptidase gives MTTDTPFSAHEAVGEPFDAASMQHAREMSWAALHGIRERMRPGITEQEARIEAADVFRQLGMERLWHPVIIRIGPNTTKTYRERSEPVRLGDNDIYFIDLGLVFNGHEGDVGDTFVVGHAPEMQACADAARDLFRATAEAWRSRGLTGEALYAFAEQQAEAMGWRLNHEIKGHRVSDFPHSVHKAGDLGEYGERPSSGLWILEIQISHPTEPYGAFYEDLLTRD, from the coding sequence ATGACGACCGACACACCCTTCTCCGCCCACGAAGCCGTTGGCGAACCCTTCGACGCTGCCTCGATGCAACACGCCCGCGAGATGAGCTGGGCCGCGCTGCACGGCATCCGCGAACGCATGCGTCCCGGCATCACCGAACAAGAAGCCAGGATCGAAGCTGCTGATGTGTTCCGCCAGCTCGGCATGGAGCGGTTGTGGCATCCGGTGATCATCCGCATCGGGCCCAACACCACCAAGACCTATCGCGAGCGCTCCGAGCCGGTTCGCCTGGGCGACAACGACATCTACTTCATCGACCTGGGGCTGGTGTTCAACGGCCACGAAGGCGACGTGGGCGACACCTTCGTGGTCGGCCATGCACCAGAGATGCAAGCCTGCGCCGATGCCGCGCGCGATCTGTTCCGTGCCACCGCGGAGGCCTGGCGCAGCCGTGGCCTTACCGGCGAAGCGCTGTACGCATTTGCCGAGCAACAGGCCGAAGCCATGGGCTGGCGGCTCAACCACGAGATCAAGGGCCATCGCGTCAGCGACTTCCCCCATTCGGTGCACAAGGCCGGTGACCTGGGCGAATACGGCGAACGCCCGTCCAGCGGACTGTGGATCCTGGAGATCCAGATCAGCCACCCCACGGAGCCCTATGGCGCGTTCTACGAGGACCTGCTGACCCGGGACTGA
- a CDS encoding peptide chain release factor 3, whose translation MSTHLTETRRRRTFAIVSHPDAGKTTLTEKLLLFGGAIQMAGSVKGRKAARHATSDWMALEKERGISVTSSVMQFPYEGRIVNLLDTPGHADFSEDTYRVLTAVDSALMVIDCAKGVEERTIKLMEVCRLRDTPIMTFINKLDREGRSPIELLDEVESVLGIACAPLTWPIGMGKRLKGVYHLLLDEVHVFEQGKNFTRQDSTIFKGLDAPGLEAALGTEALAELRDELELVQGASHPFDVEQYLAGKLTPVFFGSAVNNFGVQLLLDFFVEHAPSPRSRATLSREVTPDEGALTGFVFKIQANMDPAHRDRIAFMRVCSGTYSAGMKMMQTRTGKDVRIANALTFMASDREIVENAYPGDVIGLHNHGTIGIGDTFTEGEMVSFTGIPNFAPELFRRARLRDPLKMKALQKGLAQLSEEGATQFFRPLMSNDLILGAVGVLQFDVVAYRLKDEYGVDATFEPVTVSTARWIHCDDAKKLEEFREKNANNLAIDAAGELVYLAPSRVNLQLAQERSPAVRFSATREHATSVDL comes from the coding sequence ATGTCTACCCATCTCACCGAAACCCGTCGCCGCCGCACCTTCGCCATCGTCAGCCACCCTGACGCGGGCAAGACCACGCTGACCGAAAAGCTGCTGCTGTTCGGCGGTGCCATCCAGATGGCCGGTTCGGTGAAGGGCCGCAAGGCCGCCCGTCACGCCACCTCCGACTGGATGGCGCTGGAAAAGGAGCGCGGCATTTCGGTGACCTCGTCGGTGATGCAGTTTCCGTATGAGGGCCGCATCGTCAACCTGCTCGACACCCCGGGCCATGCGGACTTCTCGGAAGACACCTACCGCGTGCTCACGGCGGTGGACTCGGCCCTGATGGTGATCGACTGCGCCAAGGGCGTGGAAGAACGCACCATCAAGCTGATGGAGGTGTGCCGCCTGCGCGACACGCCCATCATGACCTTCATCAACAAGCTCGACCGTGAAGGCCGCTCGCCGATCGAACTGCTGGACGAAGTGGAATCGGTGCTGGGCATTGCCTGTGCGCCGCTGACCTGGCCCATCGGCATGGGCAAGCGCCTCAAGGGTGTGTACCACCTGTTGCTCGACGAGGTGCACGTGTTCGAGCAGGGCAAGAATTTCACGCGCCAGGATTCCACCATCTTCAAGGGCCTGGACGCACCGGGCCTGGAAGCCGCCCTCGGTACCGAGGCGCTGGCCGAGCTGCGCGACGAACTGGAACTGGTGCAGGGCGCTTCGCATCCGTTCGACGTGGAGCAGTACCTGGCCGGCAAGCTCACGCCGGTGTTCTTCGGCTCGGCGGTGAACAACTTCGGCGTGCAGCTGCTGCTGGATTTCTTCGTCGAGCACGCACCGTCGCCGCGCTCGCGCGCCACGCTGTCGCGCGAAGTGACGCCGGACGAAGGCGCCCTCACCGGCTTCGTGTTCAAGATCCAGGCGAACATGGACCCGGCGCACCGCGACCGCATCGCCTTCATGCGCGTCTGCTCGGGCACCTACAGCGCCGGCATGAAGATGATGCAGACGCGTACCGGCAAGGACGTGCGCATCGCCAACGCGCTCACCTTCATGGCGAGCGATCGTGAGATCGTCGAGAACGCCTATCCCGGCGACGTGATCGGCCTGCATAACCACGGCACCATCGGCATCGGCGACACCTTCACCGAAGGCGAGATGGTCAGCTTCACCGGCATCCCCAACTTCGCGCCGGAACTGTTCCGCCGCGCGCGCCTGCGCGATCCGCTGAAGATGAAGGCGCTGCAGAAGGGCCTGGCCCAGCTGTCCGAAGAAGGCGCCACGCAGTTCTTCCGCCCGTTGATGAGCAACGACCTTATCCTGGGTGCGGTGGGCGTGCTGCAGTTCGACGTGGTGGCCTATCGCCTCAAGGACGAATACGGCGTGGATGCCACCTTCGAGCCCGTCACCGTGTCCACCGCGCGCTGGATCCACTGCGACGACGCGAAGAAGCTCGAGGAATTCCGCGAGAAGAACGCCAACAACCTCGCCATCGATGCGGCGGGGGAGTTGGTGTATCTGGCACCGTCGCGCGTGAACCTGCAGCTGGCGCAGGAGCGTTCGCCCGCCGTGCGCTTCTCGGCCACGCGCGAACACGCCACCTCGGTCGACCTGTAA
- a CDS encoding CPBP family intramembrane glutamic endopeptidase has product MPASPIAFTPPATATTWQRWTVFSPFGRIVFFAALFFVLIKLTSAAVGVMGLMGPGVPPLSRAVGVLIVQLVSAGVAYAVLVKAIERRPIRELAATDIGRLGVPGLLLGAFLMSATVLVLWLAGSYHVTGTNPSVNWLPAVLTTGLGAGISEEIITRGVLFRAVEEGLGTWAALAISALFFGAAHIFNPGATLWSSLAIAIEAGVLLALMYHVTRSLWPCIGLHAAWNVMQGTVYGIPVSGTEAHGWLVSSRSGPDWLSGGVFGAEASVVALTLCSACSALLLIVAIRRGTIIPPSWKREHASVA; this is encoded by the coding sequence ATGCCAGCCAGCCCGATCGCCTTCACCCCTCCCGCCACTGCCACCACCTGGCAACGCTGGACGGTGTTCTCGCCTTTCGGCCGCATCGTGTTTTTCGCGGCGCTGTTCTTCGTACTGATCAAGCTGACTTCGGCGGCCGTGGGCGTCATGGGCCTGATGGGCCCCGGCGTGCCGCCGCTGTCGCGCGCCGTCGGCGTGCTGATCGTGCAACTGGTTTCCGCCGGCGTGGCCTATGCCGTGCTGGTCAAGGCCATCGAACGCCGGCCGATCCGCGAACTCGCCGCGACGGACATTGGCCGACTGGGCGTGCCGGGCCTGCTGCTGGGCGCCTTCCTGATGAGCGCGACCGTGCTGGTGCTGTGGTTGGCGGGCAGCTATCACGTGACCGGCACCAACCCCTCCGTGAACTGGTTGCCGGCCGTGCTGACCACCGGCCTGGGCGCGGGCATCTCCGAGGAAATCATCACGCGCGGCGTGCTGTTCCGCGCCGTGGAAGAAGGCCTGGGCACCTGGGCCGCACTGGCCATTTCGGCGCTGTTCTTCGGCGCGGCCCACATCTTCAATCCCGGCGCCACGCTGTGGAGCTCGCTCGCCATCGCCATCGAGGCCGGCGTGTTGCTGGCCCTGATGTACCACGTGACCCGCTCGCTATGGCCGTGCATTGGCCTGCATGCGGCATGGAACGTGATGCAGGGCACGGTCTACGGCATCCCCGTGTCGGGCACCGAAGCCCACGGCTGGCTCGTGTCCAGCCGCAGCGGCCCGGACTGGCTCAGCGGCGGCGTGTTCGGCGCGGAAGCCTCGGTGGTGGCCCTGACCCTCTGCTCGGCTTGCTCGGCCCTGCTGCTTATCGTGGCGATCCGGCGCGGCACCATCATCCCGCCGTCCTGGAAGCGCGAGCACGCCAGCGTGGCGTGA
- a CDS encoding response regulator, with amino-acid sequence MAAQKNRYSWLAHQPMQLKILTAIGTLVLLFVICSAFTLRSLARQDVSAHWSRHTYDVRAKIDDVFEHLQASQIAVRGYLLDPRSSELDKHKKANEDLAKDIADLRGLTSDNPVQQIRIDRLATMVGQWQKEALHTGIEPIQAIRASGTGEAAAEQVRVQSEYLKRVTAGLGDILVVLDDMDDTERNLLDQREATQRRDITEVRTAIWTTLLLSLLLGISVVYMTFRLITRPIRRMTDLMTRLANHDHTVEIRQLERRDEIGEIARSLQVFKHMAIETAAQAWVKTQVSQIASELQKVETEQEFAEQLNSTLVPLLDCGVGVFYRYNEEHQRLRLQGSYGYQQRRHLSTEYALGEGLVGQCALERKPITLQDVPDDYVRIHSGSGEAPPRSITVLPLVLRDKLLGVLELGSFHHFSEPQQRLLEELLPIASLSLENLGRAIRTQDLLKRTSEQADELRASEEILRRQQQDLQVTNEELNAKTHELQEQSQRLLASEEELRVQTEELQASNEELRQKTDTLNQQKHVLETLQQETQEKAEELARASQYKSEFLANMSHELRTPLNSLLILSRSLADNREGNLDEEQVESARIIHDSGTNLLRLINDILDLSKVEAGKMDIVLDELPFADLERVLMRTFQHVAQEKKLGFVVQIDPSLPAIIRTDGAKLEQIANNLIGNAFKFTHQGTVTVRIERPSAAIALPPVLHGKDAVAIAVSDTGIGIPQEKAQKIFQAFEQVDASTSRQYGGTGLGLTISRRIAELLGGDIVLDSDAGRGSTFTILLPLEGPSGHVASATPSPAPAPLRPAGTSALLPETIEDDRDSITGDDTVILIVEDDPVFARILADMVRRKGYRVLAAADGESGLQLAMRYTPTGILLDVMLPGMDGWTVIERLKENAATRHVPVHFISAVDEANRGRELGAVGFLTKPVSREAIGDAFERLMHFAEGHMRHLLIIDDDADSRAAMRTLLRNDDVTIDEAGSAEEAIERMANASYDCIVLDLGLPGMSGIEFLEQLSATGRIPPVVVYSGRELSREESLKLRQYTDSIVIKGVRSPERLLDEVSLFLHSIQDGRTRRAGNGAAGAATTSPAIRTAHDASALQERNVLLVDDDMRNLFALSKVLRGWGMHVTMAQDGQKALKVLADGHDIELVLMDVMMPVMDGYDTIRAIRAQPQLTALPIIALTAKAMRGDREKCLAAGANDYLSKPIDIDKLSSMMHVWLHR; translated from the coding sequence ATGGCCGCTCAGAAGAACCGGTATTCCTGGCTGGCCCACCAGCCGATGCAGCTGAAGATACTCACCGCGATCGGCACGCTGGTGCTGCTGTTCGTGATCTGCAGCGCCTTCACCTTGCGATCGCTGGCCCGGCAGGATGTCAGTGCGCACTGGTCACGTCATACCTACGACGTGCGCGCCAAGATCGACGACGTCTTCGAACACCTGCAGGCAAGCCAGATCGCCGTGCGCGGCTACCTGCTTGACCCGCGCAGCAGCGAGCTCGACAAGCACAAGAAGGCCAACGAGGATCTGGCCAAGGACATTGCCGACCTGCGCGGCCTGACCAGCGACAACCCGGTCCAGCAGATCCGCATCGATCGCCTCGCGACGATGGTGGGGCAGTGGCAGAAGGAAGCCCTGCACACCGGCATCGAGCCTATCCAGGCCATCCGTGCCAGCGGCACCGGCGAAGCCGCCGCCGAACAGGTCCGCGTGCAGAGCGAATACCTCAAGCGCGTCACGGCCGGGCTCGGCGACATCCTCGTCGTGCTCGATGACATGGACGATACCGAGCGCAACCTGCTCGACCAGCGCGAGGCCACCCAGCGCCGCGACATCACCGAAGTGCGCACGGCCATCTGGACCACCCTGCTGCTCAGCCTGCTGCTGGGCATATCGGTGGTCTACATGACCTTCCGCCTGATCACCCGGCCCATCCGCCGCATGACCGACCTGATGACGCGGCTGGCCAATCACGACCACACGGTCGAGATCCGGCAGCTGGAGCGTCGCGACGAAATCGGCGAGATCGCCCGCTCGCTGCAGGTGTTCAAGCACATGGCGATCGAAACCGCCGCGCAGGCCTGGGTGAAGACGCAGGTCTCGCAGATCGCCAGCGAACTGCAGAAAGTGGAAACCGAGCAGGAGTTCGCCGAACAGCTGAACAGCACACTGGTGCCGCTGCTGGACTGCGGCGTCGGCGTGTTCTACCGCTACAACGAAGAGCATCAGCGGCTGCGCCTGCAAGGCAGCTATGGCTACCAGCAGCGGCGCCACCTGAGCACCGAGTACGCGCTGGGCGAAGGCCTGGTGGGCCAGTGTGCGCTGGAACGCAAGCCGATCACCCTGCAGGACGTGCCCGACGACTACGTGCGCATCCATTCCGGCAGCGGCGAAGCACCGCCGCGCAGCATCACCGTGCTGCCACTGGTGCTGCGCGACAAGCTGCTGGGCGTGCTGGAACTGGGTAGCTTCCACCATTTCAGCGAACCCCAGCAGCGCCTGCTCGAAGAGTTGCTGCCGATTGCCTCGCTGTCGCTGGAAAACCTCGGCCGCGCCATCCGCACGCAGGACCTGCTCAAGCGCACCAGCGAGCAGGCCGACGAGTTGCGGGCGTCCGAGGAAATCCTGCGCCGGCAGCAGCAGGACCTCCAGGTCACCAACGAAGAACTCAACGCCAAGACCCACGAGTTGCAGGAGCAGTCGCAACGCCTGCTCGCCTCGGAAGAGGAACTGCGCGTACAGACCGAAGAACTTCAGGCTTCCAACGAGGAGCTGCGCCAGAAGACCGACACGCTGAACCAGCAGAAGCACGTGCTGGAAACCCTGCAGCAGGAGACGCAGGAAAAGGCCGAGGAACTCGCGCGGGCCAGCCAGTACAAGTCCGAATTCCTCGCCAACATGTCGCACGAGCTGCGCACGCCGCTCAACAGCCTGCTGATCCTCTCGCGCAGCCTGGCCGACAACCGGGAAGGCAACCTGGATGAGGAACAGGTGGAGTCGGCACGCATCATCCATGACTCCGGCACCAACCTGCTGCGCCTGATCAACGACATTCTGGACCTCTCCAAGGTCGAAGCCGGCAAGATGGACATCGTGCTCGACGAACTGCCGTTCGCCGACCTCGAGCGCGTGCTGATGCGCACATTCCAGCACGTGGCACAGGAAAAGAAACTCGGCTTCGTGGTGCAGATCGACCCGAGCCTGCCCGCGATCATCCGCACCGATGGCGCCAAGCTCGAGCAGATCGCCAACAATCTCATCGGCAACGCCTTCAAGTTCACCCACCAGGGCACCGTCACGGTGCGCATCGAGCGCCCGTCTGCCGCCATCGCCCTGCCGCCGGTGCTTCATGGCAAGGACGCCGTCGCCATCGCCGTGAGCGACACCGGCATCGGCATTCCGCAGGAGAAGGCGCAGAAGATCTTCCAGGCGTTCGAACAGGTCGATGCCAGCACCAGCCGCCAGTACGGCGGTACGGGCCTGGGGCTGACCATTTCGCGCCGCATCGCGGAACTGCTCGGTGGCGACATCGTGCTGGACAGCGACGCCGGCCGCGGCAGCACCTTCACCATCCTGCTGCCGCTGGAGGGTCCTTCCGGGCATGTTGCTTCGGCGACGCCCTCTCCCGCTCCCGCACCACTGCGCCCGGCCGGCACGTCGGCGCTGCTGCCAGAGACCATCGAGGATGATCGCGACAGCATCACCGGGGACGATACCGTCATCCTCATCGTCGAGGACGACCCGGTGTTCGCGCGGATCCTGGCCGACATGGTCCGCCGCAAAGGTTATCGCGTGCTGGCCGCGGCCGATGGCGAATCGGGCCTGCAGCTGGCCATGCGTTACACCCCCACCGGCATCCTGCTCGACGTGATGCTGCCGGGCATGGACGGCTGGACGGTGATCGAACGCCTGAAAGAAAACGCCGCCACGCGCCATGTGCCCGTGCATTTCATCTCGGCGGTGGACGAAGCCAATCGCGGACGCGAACTGGGCGCGGTGGGCTTCCTCACCAAGCCGGTGAGTCGCGAGGCCATCGGCGATGCCTTCGAACGCCTGATGCACTTTGCCGAAGGCCATATGCGCCACCTGCTGATCATCGATGACGACGCCGACTCGCGCGCCGCCATGCGCACGCTGCTGCGAAACGACGACGTGACCATCGACGAGGCCGGCAGCGCCGAAGAAGCCATCGAGCGCATGGCCAATGCCAGCTACGACTGCATCGTGCTCGACCTGGGCCTGCCCGGCATGTCGGGTATCGAGTTCCTCGAGCAGCTCTCCGCCACCGGGCGCATTCCGCCGGTGGTGGTCTACTCGGGCCGCGAGCTGAGCCGCGAGGAAAGCCTGAAGCTGCGCCAGTACACCGACAGCATCGTGATCAAGGGCGTGCGCTCGCCAGAGCGCCTGCTCGATGAGGTCAGCCTGTTCCTGCACAGCATCCAGGATGGTCGCACGCGTCGCGCCGGCAACGGTGCCGCCGGCGCAGCGACGACCTCGCCCGCGATCCGCACCGCACACGATGCCAGCGCACTGCAGGAGCGCAACGTGCTGCTGGTGGATGACGACATGCGCAACCTGTTCGCGCTGTCCAAGGTACTGCGCGGATGGGGCATGCACGTGACCATGGCGCAGGACGGCCAGAAGGCACTCAAGGTGCTCGCAGACGGCCATGACATCGAACTGGTGCTGATGGACGTGATGATGCCGGTGATGGATGGCTACGACACCATCCGCGCCATTCGCGCCCAACCGCAGCTGACCGCCCTGCCGATCATCGCCCTCACGGCCAAGGCCATGCGCGGCGACCGCGAGAAGTGCCTGGCGGCCGGCGCCAACGACTACCTGTCCAAGCCCATCGACATCGACAAGCTGTCGTCGATGATGCACGTTTGGCTGCATCGATGA
- a CDS encoding CheR family methyltransferase — MNSPAGKAKAPDTSLEDIEVELFVRALKLRHGYDFSQYAPASLKRRVLQLAHAQDTGNVSELTTRLLHEPGFLSVALEGLSVPVSEMFRDPDVFLALREQVFPVLASYPQINIWQAGCAHGQEVYSLAILLEEAGLYERTQIYATDFNEAALQQAREGIYPAREAQLWSRNYLAAGGRHTLADYYSARYEFIKLDQRLNRHVIFANHNLVTDEVFCEAHLVLCRNVLIYFSDPLQDRTLALFRDSLVRGGFLCLGTRESLDFAPSASDFAPVDAARRIYRLGSRSAGRD; from the coding sequence ATGAACTCGCCCGCCGGCAAGGCGAAGGCGCCGGACACCTCGCTCGAGGACATCGAGGTCGAGCTGTTCGTTCGCGCGCTGAAGCTCCGGCATGGCTACGATTTCAGCCAGTACGCGCCCGCGTCCCTCAAGCGGCGGGTGCTGCAGCTGGCGCATGCGCAGGACACCGGCAACGTGAGCGAGCTCACCACCCGCCTGCTGCATGAACCGGGTTTTCTTTCCGTCGCCCTGGAAGGCTTGTCGGTGCCGGTCTCGGAAATGTTCCGCGACCCGGACGTCTTCCTCGCCCTGCGCGAGCAGGTGTTTCCGGTGCTCGCCTCCTACCCCCAGATCAACATCTGGCAGGCCGGCTGCGCGCACGGGCAGGAGGTCTACTCGCTGGCCATCCTGCTGGAAGAAGCCGGCCTGTATGAGCGCACGCAGATCTACGCCACCGACTTCAACGAAGCCGCCCTGCAGCAGGCCCGCGAAGGCATCTACCCGGCACGCGAGGCGCAGCTGTGGTCACGCAACTACCTCGCTGCCGGCGGCAGGCACACGCTGGCCGATTACTACAGCGCACGCTACGAGTTCATCAAGCTGGACCAGCGCCTGAATCGCCACGTGATCTTCGCCAACCACAACCTGGTCACGGACGAAGTGTTCTGCGAGGCGCACCTGGTGCTGTGCCGCAACGTGCTGATCTATTTTTCCGACCCACTGCAGGACCGCACCCTGGCCTTGTTCCGCGACAGCCTGGTGCGCGGCGGCTTCCTCTGCCTGGGCACGCGCGAGAGCCTGGATTTCGCCCCTTCGGCCAGCGACTTCGCACCGGTAGATGCAGCCCGCCGCATCTATCGCCTCGGGTCGCGCAGCGCAGGCAGGGACTGA